One region of SAR324 cluster bacterium genomic DNA includes:
- a CDS encoding DUF1566 domain-containing protein: MKRNRIELKREKWIVGVCLIGLLMVGACADIDQSKRKKSIEQAAIEQAAAESESSTAPEAQFLDSAPVGDSLRVNGEVTTTTTRSVTIALSATDNVGVTGYFLSESAATPAASDSGWVSVPSTTSYSASVPFTLSSGNGNKTVYGWFRDISGNLSTPVSGTITLQETVVAVDTTPPASSGDGNITITPTGDSTAPSSPSVSINSGNSSTTTTLVVLTLSARDNVGVTGYYASESSTRPTGDTGWVSVSSANSFTGTVNFTFSTVTTMGSHTKTVYVWFRDASGNVSASASDSITLSVTDTTVPSNPAVTINWNGSLTYYRSVTLNVSATDNVGVTGYYASESATRPPASDNGWVSVSSAGNFYDDVSFSLTRGGGTRTVYVWFKDSAGNISASANDSITFSNGYDSLVWPDTGQTTSYTATFGEDHDYSLRTPSYTDNSNDTITDNVTSLVWQKTDGGQKATRAAAISYCDDLVLAGSSDWRLPHIKELATLIHAGNYNPSINTTYFPTTSSANYWSSTYYSSYYPDWYVSFSYGTVTPSNISNAYARCVRGGAVTSSPHFTDNGNGTVSDSITGLMWQQADGGSKSWTNALTYCESITLAGHSDWRVPNRNDWLSVVDYSYSSPALDSTYFPSTYSSYYWSSSSNAHDSGYAWYVDFLNGYVDGYSKSYTNYVRCVRGGS; encoded by the coding sequence ATGAAAAGAAACCGGATTGAACTGAAACGGGAAAAGTGGATCGTAGGGGTCTGTCTCATAGGCCTTTTGATGGTCGGAGCTTGTGCTGATATTGACCAAAGTAAACGCAAGAAAAGTATTGAACAGGCCGCGATTGAACAGGCCGCGGCGGAAAGTGAGTCCAGCACTGCTCCTGAGGCTCAATTTTTGGATTCCGCACCGGTTGGTGATTCCTTGAGAGTCAATGGTGAGGTGACCACCACCACGACCCGTTCGGTGACCATCGCCTTGTCTGCAACTGATAATGTGGGCGTTACCGGATATTTTCTGTCTGAAAGCGCCGCCACTCCCGCCGCCAGTGACAGTGGTTGGGTCAGTGTCCCTTCCACAACCAGTTATTCAGCCAGTGTTCCGTTTACCTTGAGTAGCGGGAACGGCAACAAAACCGTGTATGGCTGGTTCCGGGATATTTCAGGCAATCTCTCCACTCCTGTGTCGGGTACCATTACCTTGCAGGAAACGGTGGTGGCGGTCGATACCACACCGCCTGCCTCCTCAGGGGACGGCAACATCACGATTACCCCTACCGGAGATTCCACAGCGCCTTCCAGCCCATCGGTCAGTATCAATAGTGGGAATTCGTCCACCACCACCACTCTTGTGGTGCTGACCCTGTCCGCCAGGGATAACGTGGGGGTCACCGGCTATTATGCCTCCGAAAGCTCCACCCGGCCTACCGGCGATACGGGCTGGGTGAGCGTCAGCTCGGCCAACAGCTTCACGGGAACAGTAAATTTTACCTTCAGCACGGTTACAACGATGGGGAGTCATACCAAAACGGTTTATGTCTGGTTCCGGGATGCGTCAGGCAACGTCTCCGCTTCGGCCAGTGATTCCATCACGCTCTCGGTTACGGATACCACGGTGCCTTCCAACCCGGCCGTAACGATCAATTGGAATGGCTCCCTGACTTATTACCGGAGCGTCACCCTGAATGTCTCGGCGACCGATAATGTGGGCGTGACAGGCTATTATGCCTCCGAAAGCGCTACCAGGCCTCCTGCCAGCGATAACGGCTGGGTGAGTGTCAGCTCTGCCGGCAATTTTTATGATGATGTCTCCTTTTCTCTCACTCGTGGGGGAGGAACCCGAACTGTGTATGTGTGGTTCAAGGATTCCGCCGGCAATATTTCCGCCTCCGCCAATGATTCCATCACCTTTTCCAATGGCTACGACAGCCTGGTCTGGCCGGATACCGGGCAAACTACCAGCTACACCGCCACGTTTGGAGAAGATCATGACTATTCCCTCCGCACGCCTTCCTATACGGACAATTCCAATGACACGATCACGGACAATGTCACCAGCCTGGTCTGGCAAAAAACCGATGGCGGTCAAAAAGCCACCCGAGCCGCCGCCATCAGCTATTGTGACGATCTGGTGCTGGCAGGTTCCTCCGACTGGCGACTGCCTCATATCAAGGAACTGGCCACACTGATTCATGCGGGCAATTACAACCCGTCCATCAACACCACCTATTTCCCGACAACCTCCTCCGCAAACTATTGGTCATCGACATATTATTCTTCATATTATCCAGACTGGTACGTCTCTTTTAGCTATGGAACGGTTACTCCCAGCAACATCAGCAATGCCTATGCTCGATGTGTGAGAGGCGGGGCGGTGACTTCGTCTCCGCATTTCACGGACAATGGCAATGGAACCGTTTCGGATTCAATCACGGGGCTGATGTGGCAACAAGCGGATGGCGGCTCGAAATCCTGGACCAATGCCCTGACCTATTGCGAGTCCATCACTTTGGCGGGGCACTCCGATTGGCGCGTGCCTAACCGGAACGACTGGCTCTCCGTCGTTGATTATTCTTATTCCAGTCCCGCTCTTGATTCCACCTATTTTCCAAGCACATATTCCTCGTACTATTGGTCTTCGTCGTCGAACGCCCACGATTCGGGCTACGCGTGGTACGTGGACTTCCTCAACGGCTACGTGGACGGCTACAGTAAGTCCTATACCAACTATGTCCGGTGCGTTCGTGGAGGGTCGTGA
- a CDS encoding phosphatase PAP2 family protein → MNRKQFSSRSGLLLLLLTSVFVMLAIIPLDYSWTRFLYEHQWPEYMEFMRRTLFEGSGFGGSDPGIIFQLGALATYLLAWKKTVAPSKLYKIRPYLGFIVTAGLCLLELVHSLKWIVGRARPHLVYKGLFPFSNWYESGPHFITDGIFFGSFPSGHTAAVFSLMTLSYVGFNSAEKKWRTAAIFMGILTLIYSIAMTIGRSMSAHHWLSDGLGIIMMGWVLMHVLYFHILKVPQQIYYYETHLKHTPLPSFWELRLAWFLFCVALGTIMMNWGLRSLFLQDWPWLFLLTLPGTVLIYVYYRKLTDLYRLFRNALTH, encoded by the coding sequence ATGAATCGAAAACAATTCTCTTCCCGTTCGGGTTTGTTGCTACTGCTACTCACCTCAGTGTTTGTGATGCTGGCCATCATTCCACTGGATTATTCATGGACCCGGTTCCTGTATGAACATCAATGGCCTGAATACATGGAATTCATGCGCAGAACCTTGTTTGAAGGTAGCGGTTTCGGTGGTTCTGATCCGGGGATTATCTTCCAACTGGGAGCCCTTGCGACCTATCTGCTGGCCTGGAAAAAAACGGTAGCTCCTTCAAAACTGTATAAAATCCGGCCTTATCTGGGCTTCATTGTCACTGCCGGATTGTGTCTGCTGGAACTGGTACACAGCCTGAAATGGATTGTTGGCAGAGCAAGGCCCCATCTGGTTTATAAAGGTCTGTTCCCCTTCAGCAACTGGTATGAATCCGGGCCGCACTTTATCACAGACGGAATATTTTTCGGAAGCTTTCCCAGCGGACATACAGCCGCTGTGTTCAGTCTGATGACCCTCAGTTATGTCGGCTTCAACAGTGCCGAAAAAAAATGGCGAACAGCCGCTATTTTCATGGGAATTCTGACCCTGATCTACAGTATCGCCATGACTATCGGACGCAGTATGTCCGCACATCACTGGCTGAGTGACGGACTGGGGATCATCATGATGGGATGGGTGCTGATGCATGTGTTGTACTTCCATATTCTAAAGGTACCTCAGCAAATTTATTATTATGAAACTCACCTTAAACACACACCACTACCTTCATTCTGGGAACTGCGTCTGGCATGGTTTCTGTTTTGTGTGGCCTTGGGCACCATTATGATGAACTGGGGTTTAAGGTCTCTGTTTCTCCAAGATTGGCCCTGGCTGTTTCTCCTGACCTTGCCTGGAACAGTGCTGATTTATGTTTATTATCGAAAACTGACTGATCTGTATCGCCTCTTTCGAAATGCGCTGACTCACTGA
- a CDS encoding histidinol-phosphatase, which yields MTWNNYHTHTYRCQHATGDVIDYARQAMHAGSRIIGISDHTALPDNRWKDVRMTFSELDHYDQAFVTAKEELPEITILKGMECEYLLEYHTFYEDELLGQRKFDYLVGAGHYVHVKGEWLSSFSYLNTPAALLFYARYLCTMMESGLFAFIAHPDLFGTCNQHWNADIDACARDILETAQRTKIPLEINGNGFRRPEVPDVDGTPRAAYPWRTFWELAAEYDITTICNSDAHEPSDVLSNIEDGRALAKACGLRMLDNLKYPH from the coding sequence ATGACATGGAATAATTATCACACCCATACGTATCGTTGCCAACATGCGACTGGTGACGTGATTGACTATGCCCGTCAGGCAATGCATGCGGGTTCCCGGATCATCGGCATTTCTGACCACACCGCTTTGCCGGATAACCGCTGGAAAGATGTCCGCATGACTTTCAGCGAACTGGATCACTATGACCAGGCGTTTGTTACCGCCAAAGAGGAATTGCCTGAAATCACCATTCTGAAAGGCATGGAGTGTGAGTATCTGCTGGAATACCACACGTTTTATGAAGATGAACTTCTGGGACAGCGAAAGTTTGATTATCTGGTGGGCGCAGGCCATTACGTGCATGTGAAGGGTGAATGGCTGAGTTCTTTTTCATATCTCAATACGCCAGCCGCGCTTCTATTTTATGCCCGATATTTATGCACCATGATGGAATCCGGACTCTTTGCCTTCATCGCGCATCCAGACCTGTTCGGCACCTGCAATCAACACTGGAATGCTGATATTGACGCCTGTGCCAGGGATATTCTTGAAACAGCCCAACGCACCAAAATCCCGCTCGAAATCAATGGAAACGGATTCCGGAGACCTGAAGTTCCGGATGTGGATGGCACGCCAAGAGCCGCTTATCCCTGGCGCACGTTCTGGGAACTGGCCGCGGAATATGACATCACCACCATCTGTAACTCTGATGCCCATGAGCCATCTGATGTTCTGAGCAATATTGAAGATGGGCGGGCACTGGCAAAAGCCTGTGGTTTGCGCATGTTGGACAACCTTAAGTATCCGCATTAA
- a CDS encoding response regulator has translation MKTILVVEDNENNQLVIEDMFRKHRKEYALRFFSTGQGLLSFLNTDAADLILLDMRLPDISGWDLASRLKNNAATSNIPVIAVTAHAMKGDEEKALKAGCDDFVTKPVNRQELLEKVKKWESR, from the coding sequence ATGAAAACGATTTTGGTCGTGGAAGATAATGAGAATAATCAGTTAGTCATTGAAGACATGTTCCGGAAACACAGGAAAGAATACGCCTTGCGGTTTTTCAGCACTGGACAGGGTTTACTGAGTTTTCTGAATACAGATGCCGCTGATCTGATTCTACTGGATATGCGTCTCCCTGATATTTCCGGTTGGGATCTGGCTTCCCGGTTGAAAAATAACGCCGCAACGTCCAATATTCCTGTCATCGCGGTCACAGCCCATGCCATGAAAGGCGATGAAGAAAAAGCACTGAAGGCAGGATGTGATGATTTTGTCACGAAACCAGTCAATCGTCAGGAATTGCTGGAAAAAGTAAAAAAATGGGAATCCCGTTGA
- a CDS encoding alpha/beta fold hydrolase, giving the protein MPPTADTKNLHFYQLGTDDAPSVVILHGLFGSGTNWRKIAQILSEQFQVWVPDLRNHGKSFHEEHMSWTVMAEDVLAWMDSQKLDRVTLLGHSMGGKVGMRLACQHPERIQALIVADIAPIAYAMSAHQQLIQSLLKLNLQIIHRREDADALLTHDIPSSILRTFLLTNLKHGSQGLEWKIPLNILAQALPGLRGIPECQTPYPGKTLFIGGEQSDYIPKSSYPEIKRLFPAYRMVILKQCGHWLHVEQPEAFLQTVKTFLRHHLLSGE; this is encoded by the coding sequence ATGCCCCCGACAGCAGACACAAAAAACCTGCATTTTTATCAATTGGGAACGGATGATGCTCCGTCCGTAGTGATTCTGCATGGATTGTTTGGTTCAGGCACCAACTGGAGAAAGATCGCCCAAATTCTTTCTGAGCAGTTTCAGGTCTGGGTTCCTGATTTAAGGAATCATGGAAAATCTTTTCATGAGGAACACATGTCATGGACCGTGATGGCTGAAGATGTGTTAGCATGGATGGATTCCCAAAAACTGGATCGTGTGACTTTGCTGGGTCACAGCATGGGAGGGAAAGTCGGGATGCGGTTGGCCTGCCAGCATCCTGAACGGATCCAGGCATTGATTGTGGCTGATATTGCGCCGATAGCCTATGCCATGTCAGCCCATCAGCAATTGATTCAGAGTCTGCTCAAACTCAATCTCCAGATAATTCACCGGAGAGAGGATGCCGATGCCCTGTTGACGCATGACATTCCCTCCAGCATCCTTCGCACTTTTTTATTGACCAATCTGAAACATGGTTCACAGGGCCTGGAATGGAAAATTCCGCTGAATATTCTGGCACAGGCTCTCCCCGGGTTGAGAGGCATTCCTGAATGCCAGACCCCCTATCCGGGAAAAACTCTGTTTATTGGTGGTGAGCAATCGGATTATATCCCCAAAAGCAGTTACCCTGAAATCAAACGCCTTTTTCCGGCTTACCGGATGGTGATCTTGAAACAGTGCGGGCACTGGTTGCATGTTGAGCAACCCGAAGCGTTTCTCCAGACAGTGAAAACCTTTCTCCGACATCACCTTCTATCTGGAGAATGA
- a CDS encoding UbiD family decarboxylase, with protein MRYQSLRQCVDDLEQHGHLLRIAVEVDPYLEMAEIQRRVYQNQGPALLFERVKGSPFPAVSNLFGTMDRARFMFRSTLTGVRRMIELKADPSQLWRAPWKYAGVSLAAFSSLPRKVSSGPVFGGQTLISKLPRIQSWPDDGGPFILLPQVFSEDVCQPGIFHSNLGMYRIQLGGNQYQTDHEIGLHYQLRRDIGIHHTHAVETGSPFRISIFVGGPPAHTLAAVMPLPEGLPEVMFAGALAGRRFRYTRMAGHVISTDADFCITGTIIPDKLLPEGPFGDHLGYYSLQHHYPVLKVESVFHRTDAIWPFTVVGRPPQEDTVFGELIHEITGPMVPVSLPGVRAIHAVDAAGVHPLMLAIGSERYRPDVERQPRELLTLANAILGFGHCSLTKYLWIVAGEDNLQLKVDNIQEFFIHALERVDWNRDLHFQTRTTMDSLDYSGSGLNSGSKVVIAAAGPKKRNLAITIPSSLKLPEGFGQPYLALPGVLVIQAPSYHHESGAMADIERLTSLINGEALRECPLLILADDSEFTGRNLNNWLWTTFTRSNPSHDIHGFDSFTDHKHWGCRGSLIIDARLKPHHAPPLIEDPEITKRVDQLGAPGKSLHGLI; from the coding sequence ATGCGTTATCAAAGTTTGCGTCAATGTGTGGACGATCTGGAGCAACATGGTCATCTCCTACGGATTGCCGTGGAAGTGGATCCCTACCTGGAAATGGCTGAAATCCAGCGAAGAGTGTATCAAAATCAAGGACCAGCCCTGCTGTTTGAACGGGTCAAGGGCAGTCCGTTTCCTGCGGTTTCCAACCTTTTCGGAACAATGGATCGGGCACGGTTCATGTTTCGTTCCACCCTCACGGGTGTTCGGCGAATGATTGAACTGAAAGCCGACCCGTCTCAGCTTTGGCGAGCACCCTGGAAATATGCCGGAGTCAGTCTGGCCGCGTTTTCTTCCTTGCCTCGAAAAGTAAGCTCCGGTCCAGTGTTCGGGGGACAAACCCTCATTTCAAAACTACCCCGGATTCAAAGCTGGCCGGATGATGGCGGCCCCTTTATTCTGCTACCCCAGGTTTTTTCGGAAGATGTGTGCCAACCCGGTATTTTCCACTCCAACCTTGGAATGTACAGGATTCAGCTTGGTGGAAACCAGTATCAGACTGATCATGAAATCGGACTGCATTATCAGCTTCGACGAGATATCGGAATTCACCATACCCATGCGGTGGAAACAGGTTCTCCATTCCGTATCAGTATATTTGTCGGCGGCCCTCCGGCTCATACGCTGGCGGCCGTCATGCCTCTACCCGAAGGTTTGCCGGAAGTCATGTTTGCCGGGGCTTTGGCCGGACGGAGGTTCCGTTATACCCGAATGGCCGGACATGTGATTTCTACCGATGCGGATTTCTGCATCACGGGCACAATCATTCCTGACAAATTGCTGCCGGAAGGTCCGTTTGGCGACCATCTGGGATATTACAGTCTACAGCATCATTATCCTGTGCTGAAAGTGGAGTCTGTCTTTCATCGGACGGATGCGATCTGGCCGTTTACCGTGGTGGGACGTCCGCCTCAGGAAGACACGGTGTTTGGCGAATTGATCCACGAAATCACGGGTCCAATGGTTCCGGTTTCCTTGCCTGGAGTCAGAGCGATCCATGCGGTGGATGCTGCCGGGGTTCATCCGCTCATGTTGGCCATCGGCAGTGAACGCTATCGGCCTGATGTGGAGCGCCAACCCAGAGAGCTGCTGACGCTCGCCAATGCGATTCTGGGCTTTGGGCATTGCTCTCTCACCAAATACCTTTGGATTGTTGCAGGGGAAGACAATCTTCAGTTGAAAGTGGACAACATTCAGGAGTTTTTCATCCATGCCCTGGAGAGGGTTGACTGGAACAGAGATCTGCATTTTCAGACTCGAACAACCATGGATTCGCTCGATTATTCAGGTTCCGGACTCAATTCCGGTTCCAAGGTTGTGATTGCGGCGGCTGGCCCCAAAAAACGGAATCTGGCCATAACAATTCCCTCATCCCTGAAATTGCCGGAGGGCTTCGGGCAGCCCTATCTGGCATTGCCCGGCGTACTGGTCATTCAGGCGCCATCCTATCATCACGAATCAGGCGCAATGGCTGATATTGAGCGTTTGACCAGCCTGATCAACGGCGAAGCTTTGCGAGAATGTCCTTTGCTGATCCTGGCCGATGACAGTGAATTCACGGGCCGAAATCTCAATAACTGGCTCTGGACCACATTCACCCGCTCCAATCCCTCCCATGACATCCATGGTTTTGACAGCTTTACCGATCACAAACACTGGGGTTGCCGCGGCAGTCTCATCATTGATGCCCGGCTTAAACCCCATCATGCGCCGCCACTGATCGAAGATCCTGAAATCACAAAACGCGTTGATCAACTCGGTGCCCCCGGCAAAAGCCTGCATGGACTGATTTGA
- a CDS encoding phosphoenolpyruvate kinase: MKLSLTTENTRDIFNDLAQANHNYRQDYPSDSAARQPVHTVYGGANLFKAGAPGKLGSLALNALETYAPNFVSFAKVLGLPGSERFPSTGEGYKDLQSSLHDDPIAVKKAYLDAWLAFTIYERVVNKLKAEPVEDNRIDFEDGYGNRPDEEEDGHAIQAAEEVAKGMAEKSLPPFIGIRIKSFTEECHARSARTLDLFLTHLASKTGGKLPDNFVITLPKVTIPQQVSALVRLLETIEDNTEFAKGSLKIELMIETTQSIINNKGENTVHLLVAAAKGRCRSAIFGTYDYTATCNITAVYQSHTHPAADFARHVLQVSMAGTGINIVDGATTIMPIGPHKIPKEGPGLTPLQIDENQAVVHSAWKLHFDNIMHSLKHAYYQGWDLNPGQLPIRYAAVYYFFLSSIDDASMRLNAFLRRAAQATLVGNTFDDAATGQGLLNFFLRGMACGAITEEEVLSTGITLQELRSRSFVQIVQNRAKASK; encoded by the coding sequence ATGAAATTATCTCTCACTACAGAAAATACCCGAGATATTTTTAATGATCTTGCTCAGGCAAATCATAATTACCGTCAGGATTACCCCTCCGATTCAGCAGCACGACAACCCGTTCATACCGTTTATGGCGGAGCAAACCTGTTCAAGGCTGGTGCACCAGGAAAGCTGGGTTCACTGGCACTGAACGCACTGGAAACCTACGCTCCCAATTTTGTGAGTTTCGCAAAAGTTCTGGGTCTTCCCGGATCGGAACGGTTTCCCTCCACCGGTGAAGGATACAAGGATCTGCAGTCCTCGTTGCATGATGATCCTATCGCTGTTAAAAAAGCCTATCTGGACGCCTGGCTGGCGTTTACGATTTATGAACGAGTGGTAAATAAGCTCAAAGCAGAACCCGTGGAAGACAACCGGATTGATTTTGAAGATGGTTATGGAAATCGACCTGATGAAGAGGAAGATGGGCATGCCATTCAGGCGGCTGAAGAAGTGGCCAAAGGCATGGCGGAAAAATCCCTGCCTCCATTTATCGGAATTCGCATCAAGTCCTTCACTGAAGAATGCCATGCTCGTTCTGCCAGAACTCTGGATTTGTTTCTGACCCACTTGGCTTCAAAAACAGGTGGCAAACTTCCTGATAATTTTGTGATCACACTGCCCAAAGTGACCATTCCCCAACAGGTGTCCGCATTGGTCAGACTTTTGGAAACCATTGAAGACAATACCGAGTTTGCCAAGGGTTCACTGAAAATTGAACTCATGATTGAGACCACGCAGTCAATCATCAATAATAAAGGAGAAAACACGGTCCATCTCCTGGTTGCCGCCGCCAAAGGACGTTGCCGCTCGGCGATTTTTGGAACCTATGATTATACAGCAACATGTAATATTACGGCTGTTTATCAGTCGCATACTCACCCCGCGGCAGATTTTGCCAGACATGTGCTTCAGGTTTCCATGGCTGGAACTGGAATCAACATTGTCGATGGCGCAACCACCATCATGCCGATTGGACCTCACAAAATCCCCAAGGAAGGCCCGGGCCTCACACCTTTGCAGATTGATGAAAATCAGGCAGTGGTGCATTCTGCCTGGAAATTACATTTTGATAATATCATGCATTCCTTGAAACATGCCTATTATCAGGGCTGGGATCTGAATCCGGGACAATTGCCCATTCGCTATGCTGCCGTGTATTATTTTTTCCTGAGTAGCATTGATGACGCATCCATGCGGCTAAACGCCTTTTTAAGGCGAGCGGCTCAGGCAACATTGGTGGGAAATACATTTGATGACGCGGCGACAGGGCAGGGGTTGTTGAATTTCTTCCTGCGTGGGATGGCTTGTGGTGCGATCACAGAAGAAGAAGTGCTGTCTACAGGAATCACACTACAGGAATTGCGGTCACGGTCTTTCGTACAGATTGTTCAAAATCGTGCAAAGGCTTCAAAATAA